One segment of Chionomys nivalis chromosome 3, mChiNiv1.1, whole genome shotgun sequence DNA contains the following:
- the Styxl1 gene encoding serine/threonine/tyrosine-interacting-like protein 1 isoform X3: protein MLTLFTRQPVYVLRGGYECFSGLYHFFRTQKIIWMPQELDAFQPYPAEIMPGKIFLGKFSQACDAKIHKDLKIKAHVNVSMEATPYFVDDADKLLHIKIEDASYSSLFSSFRHICHFMELHLRLRSVILVFSTQGISRSSAAVMAFLMHYNEETLKRSWAHVKKCKNNMRPNRGLVAQLLEWEKVIHGEYMTDISDPIY from the exons ATGCTCACCCTCTTTACCCGCCAACCTGTCTATGTCCTCAGAGGAGGCTACGAGTGCTTCTCTGGCCTGTACCACTTCTTCCGGACCCAGAAGATCATCTGGATGCCCCAG gaACTGGATGCCTTCCAGCCATACCCTGCTGAGATAATGCCAGGCAAGATCTTCCTGGGCAAATTCAGTCAAGCCTGCGATGCTAAGATTCACAAGGATTTGAAAATTAAAGCCCATGTCAATGTTTCCATGGAGGCAACACCCTA TTTTGTAGATGATGCAGACAAACTCTTGCATATCAAGATTGAGGATGCTTCATATTCCAGCCTTTTCAGCTCTTTCCGTCACATCTGTCACTTCATGG AACTTCACCTCCGGCTCCGCTCTGTCATCCTGGTCTTTTCCACCCAGGGCATCAGTCGCAGCAGTGCTGCTGTGATGGCCTTCCTCATGCATTATAATGAGGAGACGTTGAAG AGGTCCTGGGCCCACGTGAAGAAATGCAAAAACAACATGCGTCCGAATCGGGGCTTGGTGGCTCAGCTGCTGGAGTGGGAGAAAGTTATCCATGGGGAATATATGACAGATATCTCTGATCCCATCTACTGA